From one Culex quinquefasciatus strain JHB chromosome 3, VPISU_Cqui_1.0_pri_paternal, whole genome shotgun sequence genomic stretch:
- the LOC119770804 gene encoding uncharacterized protein LOC119770804, translated as MAGFVRLLLLICLINGHHQLADPDLFEGGGLYGSPFDRVGYESDVFELLPYEDRYHPVVRPPRVKLVKKPPVKVAPPLNAVQKVVLTKPPHPGSYSMPSTAGAVILALLAQAVGTVFFMILAKLLLGMKAMLATNTATLALALWSHLKKKMKVHHTKVKKIKPPKEHHKKKKKTPEVNLVQLSKKQLKKIIKLLMKKKKKGH; from the exons ATGGCTGGGTTTGTACGGTTGCTACTGTTGATTTGCCTTATCAACGGACATCATCAGCTGGCTGATCCGGATCTGTTTGAAGGCGGAGGGTTGTACGGATCACCGTTCGATCGAGTCGGGTACGAGTCGGATGTGTTTGAGCTGCTGCCGTACGAGGATCG ATATCACCCAGTGGTGCGACCTCCTCGGGTCAAACTCGTCAAGAAGCCACCAGTGAAGGTCGCCCCTCCTCTAAATGCGGTTCAAAAAGTGGTTCTGACCAAGCCACCCCATCCCGGAAGCTACTCGATGCCCTCCACAGCGGGAGCGGTCATCCTGGCTCTTCTGGCTCAAGCCGTTGGAACCGTCTTCTTCATGATCTTGGCTAAGCTGCTGCTCGGAATGAAGGCAATGTTGGCGACCAATACGGCCACTCTCGCATTAGCTCTGTGGAGTCATTTGAAGAAGAAAATGAAGGTCCACCATACGAAGGTGAAGAAGATTAAACCACCCAAAGAACATcacaagaaaaagaagaaaactccGGAAGTGAATTTGGTGCAGTTGAGTAAAAAGCAGTTGAAGAAGATTATCAAGTTGCTgatgaagaaaaagaagaaaggtCACTGA